From the genome of Methanofollis sp. UBA420:
TCATCGGGCGGCGAGGAACGCGTGCCGCCATGCTCGTCGGGTCTGTACTCTTCGCCGCGGGGGCCGTCTGCTATCTCCTCCTCGACTCCTCAATGGTGACTCTCGTCCTTGCGGGTATCCTCTTCAATGCCGGGATGTCGGTCACCCTCACCGGCAACACGATCATCGTCGTCAGGTCGGTGCGGCCGGAAGAGACCGGCATCGGGACTGCGGTCTACCATACCGCCCAGAACATGGGCGGGATGATCGGCCCGGTAATTGCGGGGATATTCATCTCTCTCCATGTAGTGTCGGTGCCGGGATGGGACGCCGCCGTACCCACAGGCGAGGCTTTCACCTCGATATTCGGCCTGATCGTCCTTCTCGCCCTCTTCGTCATCCTCCTTGCCCGGCAGATCCGGGACAGTGAGGTGACGGCTGCGGTCCCGGGGAAGTAATCAAAAAAAGTAGAGCCTGGTCGGGGTACGCCCCTTACCAGGCCTCGACAAAGGCCATCTCTGTATAGAGGTCTTCGAGCCGCGCCTTGTGTCCCCTCTCCATCTTCGCCAGTTCGACGAAGACCCGCTTCTGGGCCTGGTCGGTGCTGAGTTCGGCAAACTGTTCGTACATCTCCATGGCGTCCTCTTCCCTCTTGATGGCATATTTCAGGCCGTCAAGGGGCTTCATGTCGGTCGTCGGTTGCGGGCGCTCGAAGGTGGACGAGACCTTGTAGTCCTTCGACTCGTCGAAGTGGAGTTCGCCGGTCTTTCCGGAGAGATAGCCCTCCAGAAGTTTCCTGTGCTGCTTCTCCTCTTCGGCAAGTTCCCCGAAGAGCGCCTTCAGGTTTGTGTCTTTCACCTTCTCCTGGACCGACTCGTAGAAGACATATGCCTCGACTTCTTTGTCGATTGCCTGGGACAGGATTTCCCTGTACATATCAAGTTTCAGCATGGTCATTCCCCCCTGCACGGGAGACCAGATGACCTCCTGCCATATAGAGTGTTCCCCCGGAGAGACACGAGGCCCTTCGCCGCCACCTCAATCTTTTTTTCGGCATAAAACCCTGACTATAGCGTGTCTGCCAGAGGTACGGAATTTTCAGAGGAGCACGCGGTGCTGGTCGGGAAGTTCGAGAGGGCCCTG
Proteins encoded in this window:
- a CDS encoding ferritin family protein yields the protein MLKLDMYREILSQAIDKEVEAYVFYESVQEKVKDTNLKALFGELAEEEKQHRKLLEGYLSGKTGELHFDESKDYKVSSTFERPQPTTDMKPLDGLKYAIKREEDAMEMYEQFAELSTDQAQKRVFVELAKMERGHKARLEDLYTEMAFVEAW